One window of the Zea mays cultivar B73 chromosome 3, Zm-B73-REFERENCE-NAM-5.0, whole genome shotgun sequence genome contains the following:
- the LOC100273452 gene encoding uncharacterized LOC100273452, with protein sequence MAEGKRWRFAMVCSSNMNRSMEAHSQLGRAGLDVESYGTGTHVKLPGPSLHEPNVYDFGTPYGAIYDDLRRKDPELYKRNGLLPMLKRNTSVKLAPQRWQDNAGDGVFDMIMTFEERVFDLVVEDMNNREPRLMKCVLIINMDVKDNHEEAGVGAKLAVELCQKLEAIDGDWEDIIDDLITAFEKQHKRRLAYSISFY encoded by the exons ATGGCCGAGGGAAAGAGATGGCGGTTCGCGATGGTCTGCTCCTCGAACATGAACCGGAGCATGGAGGCGCACTCGCAGCTGGGCCGCGCGGGGCTCGACGTCGAGTCCTACGGCACGGGCACCCACGTCAAGCTCCCCGGCCCCTCCCTCCACGAGCCCAACGTCTACGACTTCGGCACCCCCTACGGCGCCATCTACGACGACCTCCGCCGCAAGGACCCCGAACT GTACAAGAGGAATGGGTTGCTGCCTATGCTGAAGAggaacacctcggtgaagctggcGCCTCAGCGGTGGCAGGACAATGCCGGCGACGGGGTGTTTGATATGATAATGACCTTTGAGGAGAGGGTCTTTGACTTGGTTGTTGAAG ATATGAATAACCGCGAGCCGAGGTTGATGAAGTGTGTGCTGATAATAAATATGGATGTCAAAGATAACCATGAAGAAGCTGGTGTTGGGGCAAAGCTTGCTGTAGAGTTGTgccagaag CTTGAAGCAATTGATGGTGACTGGGAGGACATAATTGATGACTTGATTACTGCATTTGAGAAGCAGCACAAGCGGAGACTTGCATACAGCATTTCATTCTACTAA
- the LOC103652234 gene encoding F-box protein At5g46170 — protein SLVLLIFNKLADARSLGRCSAVSRRFSALVPLVDDACLRIDRVIPADAADAGAPRPRAALSHLLKSVLLAVLKPFAHCDAKSASPQKHAQQQHHSPAQVLRNFSSIRSLRMELPVSDVGTDDGVVLRWKAVFGSTLQSCVILGGTRVDRAAAAGPPHAPSSAPPAGDDDGGSIPESLYTNGGLKLRVVWTISSLIAAATRHYLLREIVKEHPTLERVALTDAGGQGTLSMTDAVGEDGVDEEDGGSSGITQSTRTRTESTRGTSSWKRREMREQQPSALTLPMRLKMTRRSASGRRSNWSSPAAPESQRSSPPRSHRQRRDPAGSSDIGGGRADWI, from the coding sequence TCCCTCGTGCTGCTCATCTTCAACAAGCTGGCCGACGCGCGGTCGCTGGGGCGCTGCTCCGCGGTGTCGCGCCGCTTCAGCGCGCTGGTCCCGCTCGTGGACGACGCCTGCCTGCGCATCGACCGCGTCATCCCcgccgacgccgccgacgcgggggCGCCGCGCCCGCGCGCCGCGCTCTCGCACCTCCTCAAGTCCGTGCTGCTCGCCGTGCTCAAGCCCTTCGCGCACTGCGACGCCAAGTCCGCGTCGCCGCAAAAGCACGCGCAGCAGCAGCACCACTCGCCCGCCCAGGTGCTGAGGAACTTCAGCAGCATCCGCAGCCTCCGGATGGAGCTCCCGGTCTCCGACGTGGGCACCGACGACGGCGTCGTGCTCAGGTGGAAGGCCGTGTTCGGCAGCACGCTGCAGAGCTGCGTCATCCTCGGCGGCACCAGGGTGGACCGCGCCGCGGCCGCGGGACCGCCGCACGCCCCCTCCTCCGCTCCCCCCGcgggcgacgacgacggcggcagcATCCCGGAGTCCCTGTACACCAACGGCGGCCTCAAGCTGCGCGTCGTCTGGACCATCAGCTCCCTCATCGCCGCGGCCACCAGGCACTACCTCCTCCGCGAGATCGTCAAGGAGCACCCCACCCTGGAGCGGGTGGCGCTGACGGACGCCGGCGGGCAGGGCACGCTCAGCATGACGGACGCCGTAGGAGAGGATGGCGTCGACGAGGAGGACGGGGGCTCATCGGGGATAACGCAGTCGACGCGGACGAGGACGGAGTCGACAAGGGGCACGAGCTCGTGGAAGCGGCGGGAGATGAGGGAGCAGCAGCCGAGCGCCTTGACGTTGCCGATGCGATTGAAGATGACGAGGAGGAGCGCGTCCGGGAGGCGGTCGAATTGGTCATCACCAGCGGCCCCCGAGAGCCAGCGCTCGTCGCCGCCGAGGTCGCACCGCCAGCGGCGGGATCCCGCGGGATCTTCGGACATCGGTGGCGGCAGGGCAGACTGGATCTGA
- the LOC103652236 gene encoding NAC domain-containing protein 21/22: MSDESMVADVAKLSTNEWYFFSFRDRKYATGLRTNRATKSGYWKATGKDRVIHTPCSWPAAAAGHHCTVVGMRKTLVFYRGRTPNGVKTSWVMHEFRMENPHTPPKEDWVLCRVFYKKKADAMDYADCSDQDAIAVHMPRGSADPRGAAVAASGRGGRQ, from the coding sequence ATGAGTGATGAATCCATGGTCGCAGACGTGGCGAAGCTGAGCACGAACGAGTGGTACTTCTTCAGCTTCCGCGACCGCAAGTACGCCACGGGGCTGCGCACCAACCGCGCCACCAAGTCTGGCTACTGGAAGGCCACCGGCAAGGACCGCGTGATCCACACCCCCTGCAGCTGGCCCGCCGCTGCCGCCGGCCACCACTGCACCGTCGTCGGCATGCGCAAGACCCTCGTCTTCTACCGCGGACGCACCCCAAACGGCGTCAAGACCAGCTGGGTGATGCACGAGTTCCGGATGGAGAACCCGCACACCCCACCCAAGGAGGACTGGGTCCTGTGCAGGGTCTTCTACAAGAAGAAGGCAGACGCCATGGACTATGCCGACTGCAGTGACCAGGACGCCATCGCCGTGCATATGCCTCGCGGCAGCGCTGACCCACGAGGGGCGGCAGTAGCAGCGTCGGGCCGAGGAGGGAGACAATAG